One region of Culex pipiens pallens isolate TS chromosome 2, TS_CPP_V2, whole genome shotgun sequence genomic DNA includes:
- the LOC128092870 gene encoding uncharacterized protein LOC128092870 isoform X2, which produces MAAYGRILLFLIRNFFSLFLAHRMGVWRPRPALAYDPDVESGIRDDDDDDDLAELAVAYFERLNETDRASVVHEPRSLAELAFAAIPVTEPLDDWTSNQMETSPPIRTGKPNLFGNTEI; this is translated from the exons ATGGCGGCGTACGGTCGTATTCTACTATTTCTAATTCGCAAtttcttttctctctttctAGCGCACCGCATGGGTGTCTGGCGGCCCCGGCCAGCCTTGGCCTATGACCCGGATGTCGAATCGGGCATCCGggatgatgacgatgacgatgacctGGCAGAACTCGCAGTGGCCTATTTCGAACGGCTCAACGAGACAGACCGCGCGTCAGTGGTTCACGAACCGAGATCGCTAGCGGAACTCGCTTTCGCAGCGATCCCGGTTACGGAACCACTCGACGATTGGACCTCTAATCAG ATGGAAACCTCGCCACCTATCAGGACTGGAAAACCAAATCTTTTTGGTAACACAGAG ATTTGA
- the LOC128092870 gene encoding uncharacterized protein LOC128092870 isoform X1 produces MAAYGRILLFLIRNFFSLFLAHRMGVWRPRPALAYDPDVESGIRDDDDDDDLAELAVAYFERLNETDRASVVHEPRSLAELAFAAIPVTEPLDDWTSNQMETSPPIRTGKPNLFGNTEVIVFSNTVW; encoded by the exons ATGGCGGCGTACGGTCGTATTCTACTATTTCTAATTCGCAAtttcttttctctctttctAGCGCACCGCATGGGTGTCTGGCGGCCCCGGCCAGCCTTGGCCTATGACCCGGATGTCGAATCGGGCATCCGggatgatgacgatgacgatgacctGGCAGAACTCGCAGTGGCCTATTTCGAACGGCTCAACGAGACAGACCGCGCGTCAGTGGTTCACGAACCGAGATCGCTAGCGGAACTCGCTTTCGCAGCGATCCCGGTTACGGAACCACTCGACGATTGGACCTCTAATCAG ATGGAAACCTCGCCACCTATCAGGACTGGAAAACCAAATCTTTTTGGTAACACAGAGGTAATTGTATTTAGTAACACGGTTTGGTAA
- the LOC120427545 gene encoding uncharacterized protein LOC120427545: MAAYGRILLFLIRNFFSLFLAHRMGVWRPRPALAYDPDVESGIRDDDDDDDLAELAVAYFERLNETDRASVVHEPRSLAELAFAAIPVTEPLDDWTSNQMDTSPPTRTGIPLKIGKPNLFGNTEISRCLSDSYGPRREIEGRGSVKDVGGGAGGA; the protein is encoded by the exons ATGGCGGCGTACGGTCGTATTCTACTATTTCTAATCCGCAAtttcttttctctctttctAGCGCACCGCATGGGTGTCTGGCGGCCCCGGCCAGCCTTGGCCTATGACCCGGATGTCGAATCGGGCATCCGggatgatgacgatgacgatgacctGGCAGAACTCGCAGTGGCCTATTTCGAACGGCTCAACGAGACAGACCGCGCGTCAGTGGTTCACGAACCGAGATCGCTAGCGGAACTCGCTTTCGCAGCGATCCCGGTTACGGAACCACTCGACGATTGGACCTCTAATCAG ATGGACACCTCGCCACCTACCAGAACTGGAATACCTCTCAAAATTGGAAAACCAAATCTTTTTGGAAACACAGAG ATCAGTCGCTGCTTATCGGATTCATACGGTCCTCGACGGGAGATTGAAGGACGAGGTTCGGTTAAAGATGTCGGAGGTGGAGCAGGAGGAGCatga